GGGTGGTCGTCGTCGGCGGCGCCTCCGGCATCGGCCTGGCCACCGTCCGGGCCGCGGCCGCCGCCGGCGCGTCGGTGGCCGTGCTGGACGCCGACGGCGACGGCGCTGCCAGAGCCGCCGAGCAGGCGCGCGGCGGCGGGGCGAGGGCCTGCGCCCGGCAGGTCGACGTGACCGTCGAGGCCGAGGTCGCCGCCGCTCTCGACGCCGCCGCCGCCGAACTCGGCGGGATCGACGCCGTGCTGCACGTGGCGGGCGTCATGCGCGGGCAGGGCCTGGACATCCGGGAGGTCAGCGCCGAACTCTGGGCCCACGTGATCGCCGTCAACCTGACCGGACCGTTCCTCGTCGCCAAGCACGCCGTGCGACACCTCACCGGCCGCCCGGGTGTGCTCGTGCTCGTCGGGTCCAAGGCGGGCGTACACAACGGATCCGGGTCGGTACCCTACGGCGCGAGCAAGGGAGGGCTGCACGGCCTGGCGCTCACCCTGGCCCGACAACTCCGTCCGCACGGGATCCGTGTGCACGCGCTCTGCCCCGGCGACATCGACACGCCGCTGATGCGCAGGTCGTTGGCCGAGGCACGGGCCAACGGCGCGGACGGGGACCGGGTCGCGGAGATCGAGGCCGCCCTTGGTCGGCCGGAGGACGTCGCGTCCACGCTGGTCCTGCTGGCATCGCCGGTCAGCGACGGTGTCGTGGGCACCGTCCACACCGGCTGAGCAGCCAACCCGAGGGCGGCGACGACGTGGAGGCAACAAGGTGATCGGCATCATCGGCCCGGAGGACTCGATCCGGCTCGTGCAGGAGGTCTCCGCCGGCGAGGGACGCGCCGGGGACCTCACGGCCCGCGCCTACACCCGACCCGAGCAGGCGCCCGAGTTGGCCCGCGAACTCGACGAACTGTGCCAGGTGCTGCTGTTCACCGGGCGCATCCCGCACGCCTTCGCGGCCTCCGCCGGAGGGCTGCGCGCCGAGATCGACTACATGCCGCACGCCGGCATCGACCTCTACCGCACGCTGTCGCGGATGCTGCTGGCCAACGGTGGACGGCTGCCCACGGTCAGCGTGGACACCATCGAGGCCGACACCGTCCGGGAGACCTACCACGACATCGAGCTGACCCCGCCCACCGAGATCCTGCCCATCGCCGACTCCTCCGGCCTGCTCTTCTCCGGCCTCGACGAGATCGTCGCCTTCCACCGCGAACGGTACGCCTCCGGCGCCGTCGAGGCGTGCCTGACCTGCCTCGGCGCGGTCCACCGGGACCTGCGCGAGAGCGGCGTGCCGGTCTGGCGTGTCGAACACACCCGCGCCTCGGTCCGCGACGCCCTGCGCCGGGCCTGGCTCGCCGCGGAGATCCGGCAGTCCCGGGCCACTCAGATCGCGGTGATGATGATCGAGCTGGCGGAGCAGGCCGGTCGCGGGCACGACCCGTACCAGGTGGAACGGCAGCGGCTGCGGCTGCGCGAGGCGCTGCTGGAACACGCCGAGCGGATGCGGGGCAGGCTGAGCACGATCGACGACCGTACGCTGCTGATCACCACCACCCGGGGCACCGTGGAGAGCGCCATCGCGCGGCAGCGCTCCGGTCACGCGACGCTGCTCACCCTGCGTGGCGTCGACGTCGAGCACACCGTCGGCTTCGGCGCCGGCACCACCATCGCCGCCGCCGAGGACAACGCCCGCAAGGCGCTGGCGCTCGGCCGTGCCAGCGGCGACACCCACGTGGTCTTCCCCGACGGGGAGATCTACTCCAGCCGCGAGAGCCCGGTCAAGCAACGGCTGCGCGAGACCGCCTCCGGGGTGCTGCGCATCTCCGAGCAACTGCGGCTCGGGCCGTTGTCGACCCGCCGGCTGCTGGAGGCGCTGCACCAGACGGACCCGAACGAGGTGACCGCGCGGGGCCTGGCCGACGCGTACGGGGTGGAGGTCCGCTCGGCCCGCCGGCTGCTCAACTCCCTGCGCGCCGCGGGCTACGCCGAGGAGATCGGCGTGCACGTTAGCACCGGCGCGGGCCGGCCGCAGACCGTCTACCGGGTGGAGATGCAGCGGCTGTTCGACGAGATCGGCGGTGGCGTGTGAGGTTCGAACCGACCTTCCTGGTCACCGCCACGTTCGCCGCCGACGCCGCCGTCCGGCGCGAACCCCACCGGCAGGCGCACCTCGCCCGCGTCGAGTCCCTGCTCGCCGACGGCACCGCCCTGCTCGCCGGAGCCCGGGCCGACCTCGGCGCCTCCGTCCTCGTCCTGCGGGCCGCCGACGCCGGCGCCGCCCGCGAGCTGTGCGAACAGGATCCCTACTGGCGGCACGGGGTGTGGACGGCCATCGAGGTGGCCGACTACCTGGCCGCCGTCCCGCCACCTGACGGAAGGTCATGATGTCGCAGTACCGCCAGATCACCGGAATCCGGGTGCGGGGCGCCGCGTCCGCGCCGTACGCCGCCCGGCTGCTGACCGAGGCATGGGGGGAGAACCCCGAGGGAGTCACCGTCGACCTCGACGTCGACCCGGCGCTTCCCGAGGGCGGCTACCGCATCGAGGTGCCCGGACAGGGCGACATCCGGCTCACCGGCGACCCCTTCGCCGGCCTGATCTACGCCGCTCGGGAGCTGACCGACCTGGCCACACCGGCCGGTCTTCCCCTGGGCGTGCGCACCGGGGCGCCCGGGCTGCCGCTGCGGACGCTGTGGACCTGGGACCACTCCACCAACTGGGACCTGCGCCAGCTCGGCCAGCAGGAGATCGGGGCGCTCAACCCGTACGCCAAGGGCGCCGACGCCTTCGGCGCCGACTACCGCCGGCTGGTCGACTTCTGCAGCCGCGAGCGCATCGGCGGCATCGTGGTCTACGGGCTGCTGCGCGACGCCCACGGCGGCGTCGAGGCGGCCCGCGAGCTGTGCGAGTACGCCAACGCCCGGGGCGTGCGCATCATCGCCGGCATCGGCGTCAACGCCTACGGCGGCATCTACTTCGACGGCCGGCACCGCTACAACCTCGCCACCTGGCTGCGCCAGCGGCCCGACCTGGGCGCGGAGCTGCCGAAGAAGGTCGGCTTCGACATCGACGACTTCGGCGACCTGCACTTCCCGGCCAGCGAGTACATGATGGCCGCCTGCCCCTCGCAACCGGACAACCTCGCCTGGCACCGGGACGCCGTCGACTGGCTGCTGGACACCCTGCCCGTCGGGGGGATCAACTTCGAGACCGGCGACTACGGCAGCTGCGCCTGCCAGCGCTGCGCGGCCCGCACCGGAGGCGAGCGCACCTCCTGGTCGTACGAGGCGATGCGGTCGGTCTACCCCACCCTGCTGGAGACCGCCCGCCGCAAGGGCCCGGCGGGGGTGCCGCTGCGGCACCTGGTCGAGGTCTACTGGGACAACATCTTCGACCTCGACGCGCAGAAGCCGCTGGCTGAACTGCCCGACGACGTGGCCTACCAGTACTGCGTCAACCGGGGCTTCTGGTACGAGAACCGGCACCGGCTCACCGCCGCACACGTCGACCGGCTCCCGCACACCACCAACGTGCTGCGCACCCACGCCGGCTCCCAGTGGAACCGGCAGCGGCACTCCTGGGTGCCGGACATGTACGCCGACATGGGTATCCGGGCCGGCGGCGCCGGGATGCGCGGGCTGACGATCTTCGCCGAGGCGTCGGCGTACCACCCGACCAACGAGATCAGCTACCTGGCGTACGCCCGCTTCACCTGGAATCCCGACCTGGCCTGGGCGGACTTCTGGCGCGACGAGGTGGCTCCCCGCTTCGGCGGCGCGGCGGAGGCCGAGGCGTTCCGCGACGGCGCGGCCGTACTGGACGACGACTCGGCGACGGCGGCCGCCCTCGTCGCGGTCCGCGAGGACGCCCTGGCGATGGTCGCCGCCACCGGTGGCGAGGTGCAGCGCCGGTGGCTGTGGCTGGCCGAGCGGGCCACCCGCCACGCCCACTCCGCCGGCTGATCCCGCCACGGCCCCGCCGGCGGCAACCGGCTCGGCCGGCCGTCCCGCCGTGGGCGGGGCCCGGCGCAGGTGCTCGCGGCACTGCCGATGGAACGGAACCGGCGCGGCCGGGGACCTGACCGGTACGCCAGGCGGCCCCGCTGTGACGTCAACGGCCGCGCCGTCGCTGTAGAGAGCGAGCCGATGACGGTCGGCTGCCGGCGGGTGTCCCCGTTCCGTCGAATGTGAAAACCACCCCAACCTTTCTCGCAAACATTGCGATCGGTCGAAGACGATGGTTGACTGCTCCATCGTGTCAGAACGCGTGAAAACCGATAGGTCGGGAACTTCGTGAAACACGACGTAATGACAACGCCGCATCCCGAAGGCCGACGCCGGGTGACCTGGCGGCAGCGGATGGCTCGCTTGCTGGATCCGACGGCCGCGCAGTGGGCGATCACGCGGGAGGAACCGCCGTCACCACGGCGGCCGTCGTCCACACCGGAGCAGGCCGAGAACCTGTGGCCGGCGATCTGCGAGCAGTTCGCGTTGCGCATCCTCGCCTCGGCCTACCAGATGGGCAGTCACCTCGAGGCCGTGGAGGCCGACGAACAGGATCCGGAGCGGCTCGAGAGGCTCTACCGCATCGACCACGCGAACACCCGCATCCGCCGCCACGCGGAGAACCTGCAGGTCCTCCTGGGCCGACGCGTCGAGGACGCCAACCCGCAGAAGGTCGCGTTGGTGGACGTGATCCGGGCCGCGAGCTCGGCGGTCGAACACTACCCCCGCATCCGGGTCGGACACGTGGTGAGCCTCGGGATCGTGGAGTTCGCCGCCGACGACGTGATCCGGGTGCTCACCGAACTGTTGGACAACGCGACCCGCTTCTCGCCGCCCACCTCCTCCGTGATCGTCTCCGGGTACGTCACGGAGGCCGGTGGCGTGCTGCTCCGTCTCGAGGACTCCGGCGTCGGCGTCAAGCCCGACCAGCTCGGGGCGCTCAACGCCATGCTCGCCGGCAACGCGTCCGCCCCGGCAGCGGTCAACCCCGCGGCGCACCTGGGCCTCGTTGTCGTCTCGCACCTGGCCCGCGCCCACCATCTGCGGGTGAACCTGACCAACCGGCCATCGGGCGGCACCACCGCGACCGTGCTGGTTCCCGGGGCGTTGCTGTGCGAGATGACGCCCGCGGCCCGGCCGGGACCCGCGCCGTCCCCACCGTTCGAGACGCAGCGCCCCGTGCCGCCCGATCGGCCGTCGGCGCAGGACGGCGGCCGCCGAGGAGTGGCGCAGGCACCAGCCGCCGACGCCCGTGCGCAGACGCCGACGTCGCGCCTGACGCTCGTGCACGGCCAGCCCACGGGGGACAGCCGCGGCCCCGCCCCACGTCAGCCGGCTGCCAGCGGCAGCGGCCTTCCCCGACGCGTACGCGCGAGTGTGCGCGCGGACGGGCCGCCTGGCGGCGGTAGCCGGTCGCCGGGGCCCGAAGCGCCACCGCCGCGGGCATCCTCGTCGGACCGCGACAGCTGGCCGGACGAGACGGCGGCTTTCGCGGCCGGAATCGCCGACGCGCAGGCACCTACGAGCACGCAACCCCAAGGACAACTGCCATGACCTACCCGAACAGCGGCAGCGGCGGACCACAGGCCGGCCACCCCGGCCATCAGGACTTCGCGTGGCTGGTGAGCCAGTTCGCCGACGAGGTGCCCGGCGTCACCCACGCACTGATCGTGTCCCTCGACGGTCTGCAGCTCGCGGCCTCCCGCGGGATCTCCCGGGACCTGGGGGACCAGCTCGCCGCGTTGACCGCCGGACTGCTCAGCATGGCCGACCGCAGCGCCGACCTGCTCGACCTCGGCGCGTCGGAGTACCTGACGGTCCGACTGCCGCGCGGACACCTGATGTTCATGCGGGTCGGCGAGTCGGCGGGGCTGACCGTGGCCGCCGCCGCCGGCTGCGACCTGCGGGTCGTCTCCTACCACATGGCGCAGTTCGTGGGAGCCGTCGGGCACGTGCTCACCCCGCAGTTCCGCAACGAGCTGCACCGCCTCACCGCCAGCCAGTCACCCCGCTAGTGTCCGGAGCCGAGGGAGTGAACGTGCCCACCACGTACTGGAAGGTGCGGCCCTACGTCTTGACCGGGGGGCGCACCCGCACCCGGCAGCCCTTGCTGGTGCACACCCTGGTGTCGGTGCCGTACTACGACGCCGTCTTCGCCTCCGGTCTGCTGCCGGAG
The nucleotide sequence above comes from Micromonospora sp. M71_S20. Encoded proteins:
- a CDS encoding YciI family protein codes for the protein MRFEPTFLVTATFAADAAVRREPHRQAHLARVESLLADGTALLAGARADLGASVLVLRAADAGAARELCEQDPYWRHGVWTAIEVADYLAAVPPPDGRS
- a CDS encoding SDR family NAD(P)-dependent oxidoreductase — translated: MTVDAPPAGLLAGRRVVVVGGASGIGLATVRAAAAAGASVAVLDADGDGAARAAEQARGGGARACARQVDVTVEAEVAAALDAAAAELGGIDAVLHVAGVMRGQGLDIREVSAELWAHVIAVNLTGPFLVAKHAVRHLTGRPGVLVLVGSKAGVHNGSGSVPYGASKGGLHGLALTLARQLRPHGIRVHALCPGDIDTPLMRRSLAEARANGADGDRVAEIEAALGRPEDVASTLVLLASPVSDGVVGTVHTG
- a CDS encoding roadblock/LC7 domain-containing protein codes for the protein MTYPNSGSGGPQAGHPGHQDFAWLVSQFADEVPGVTHALIVSLDGLQLAASRGISRDLGDQLAALTAGLLSMADRSADLLDLGASEYLTVRLPRGHLMFMRVGESAGLTVAAAAGCDLRVVSYHMAQFVGAVGHVLTPQFRNELHRLTASQSPR
- a CDS encoding sensor histidine kinase KdpD, whose amino-acid sequence is MLDPTAAQWAITREEPPSPRRPSSTPEQAENLWPAICEQFALRILASAYQMGSHLEAVEADEQDPERLERLYRIDHANTRIRRHAENLQVLLGRRVEDANPQKVALVDVIRAASSAVEHYPRIRVGHVVSLGIVEFAADDVIRVLTELLDNATRFSPPTSSVIVSGYVTEAGGVLLRLEDSGVGVKPDQLGALNAMLAGNASAPAAVNPAAHLGLVVVSHLARAHHLRVNLTNRPSGGTTATVLVPGALLCEMTPAARPGPAPSPPFETQRPVPPDRPSAQDGGRRGVAQAPAADARAQTPTSRLTLVHGQPTGDSRGPAPRQPAASGSGLPRRVRASVRADGPPGGGSRSPGPEAPPPRASSSDRDSWPDETAAFAAGIADAQAPTSTQPQGQLP